The following DNA comes from Halorhabdus tiamatea SARL4B.
AACATGGCGGTGAACGCTGGGCCCGCCACAAGGAACTATTGATCGACCGGCTTGACGAATCCCTCGAAGACCAACCTGGCGACACGATAGAAGCACGCTGGAATAATCTGATGGATGAACTAGACTGCCAAAACCGAGCAGAAAATGGGGTATATCTTATCCCATGGGATGAACACGACGCTGACGACTGGCAAGATCCGGGCCTTACGGACTCTTGGCCAGAGTAGCTGAAACTGATCCTTGCTTCGGAGACCTTATGATCCAATTGGATCAGAACCAGACTCTCATATATTCGTAAGGGCGTTCCCTACCACTAGTGCGACTCCTGATGCAGCGATACCCAAAGCCAGTAATCCATAATTCGCGATCGGGTTCGCCGCTCGGGCGACGTCGTAGGAGTAGTGGTCGTCACGAACCGGTGCGAATGGTTCGACTCCCATCGGCGTGAGAGCGTCTGCAGCGATGTGTGAGAGGATCGTGACTGTCCCGACCAGTAACCCGAACACGCCGAGACCGATCGCCGCGAGAATGCCGTCACTTGAGCCAATTGCGAGACCAATGAGGCCGAGCGCGATCCCGACGAGAGCGGCGAACCAGACGGTATGGGTGATTCCGCGATGGGTGATACCGGGGACTCGCTGGTCGTAATCCGGAACCATGGCGAGGAGACCGGCCCCGACTGCTCCGGCCATTGCGGCCCCCTCGAACTCCACGACGAAGATAACGAATCCTACCGGGGCGTAGGCGAGCGACGCGGCGCCGATGTGTCCCTCTCGATGCATGGGTCCTAGACCGACGCGTCGATGTCCTTTGACGCGAGCGTTCGCCCAAGCAAGGAGAGGTCCTCGCGAGACTCAAGCTGTTCGAGCCACCGATTGGGAAGCGACTCCTTGCCGAATCGAGCGCCGGCGACGGCTCCTGCGACGGCACCGATGGTATCCGAATCGCCACCGCGGTTTACAGCCGACACGATCGCTTCTTCGGCTGAGTCGGCTGCCAGCGCATCGTAAAGTGCCGTTTGGAGTGTGTGGACGACATAGCCACTCGTTTCG
Coding sequences within:
- a CDS encoding metal-dependent hydrolase encodes the protein MHREGHIGAASLAYAPVGFVIFVVEFEGAAMAGAVGAGLLAMVPDYDQRVPGITHRGITHTVWFAALVGIALGLIGLAIGSSDGILAAIGLGVFGLLVGTVTILSHIAADALTPMGVEPFAPVRDDHYSYDVARAANPIANYGLLALGIAASGVALVVGNALTNI